The segment GCCGATCAGGCCGAGGATCGCGGCGACCGCGCCGGTCAGCGCCAGCGCGTTGCCGGGGCGGTGCGAGACGGTGAAGTTGGCCCACTGCTGGTAGCCGTCGAAGGTCAGCGTGCCGTAGCCGTCCGGCAGTTCCCAGCCCTGGCCGACCTTGAGGATGGCCTTCGCGGGCTCGCCGTTCAGCTGCAGCTTGGTCATCGCCTTGTCGTCGAGCTCGTACACGTTCTGCGGCAGGCCGCTGTCGGTGCGCAGGTCGCCGGCGTAGACGTTGAGGACCAGCTTCGGGTCGGCGGCGGCCGGGAAGGTCGAGATCGGGCCGGTGTGGGTGAAGTCGGCCGCGGCGGTGGGCAGGAAGAAGCCCTGGAAGGCGAGCTGGGTCTTCCGCCCGTCGGGGCCGGTGCCGTAGTCGTTGACCTTGATCACGCCGGGCGAGGTGACGTTGGAGTCCCGCGGCAGGAACACCGTCGGGCCGCGGTAGACGACCTCGCCCTTCGCGTTCCGGACGGTCACCACCGGGGCGAAGCCGTGCGCGGTCAGGAAGACCTTGGAACCGCCCACCTCCAGCGGGTGGTTGACCTCGATCCGGGCGTTCTTCTGCTTCCCGGAGTCGGCGCCCTCCCAGTACCGGACGTTGGCGACGAACTCCTTGGCGGTGCCGGCCGCCGGGCCCTGGGTCTGGTAGTCGGCGGTGAAGCCGTCCAGCTTGAAGCCGAAGGCGTCCAGGTCGTCGACGCCGTAGAACGCCGAGCCGGTGAAGTCGTCGAGCTGGGTGGTGGTGTTGGAGTAGCCCTGGCCCTCCAGCACGATCTTGGTGCCGGAGCCGCTGGACAGGCTGGCCCAGGCGAAGCCCGCCAGCAGGGCGAACAGCGCGAAGTGGAACAGCAGGTTGCCGGCCTCGCGCAGGTAGCCCTTCTCGGCGGCCACCGAGCCGCGGCCGGCCGCGGTCCGGAAGCCGCGCTTGGCCAGCAGCCGGTGCGCGGCCGCGGTGACCGCGTCGGGGGCGGCGTCGGTGTGCCAGGCCGCGTAGACCGGCATCCGGGTCAGGTTGCGCGGGGCGGCCGGCGGCCGGGCGCGCAGCACGCCGACGAACTGCCAGGTGCGCGGCAGGATGCAGCCGGCCAGCGAGACGAACAGCAGGATGTAGATCGCGGAGAACCACACCGAGCTGTACACGTCGAAGAGCTGGAGCTTCTCGAAGAGCGGGGCGACGCCCCGGTGGTCGTTCTTCCACTCGGCGACCTTGAACGCGTTGGTGTTCTGCGGCACCAGCGAGCCGGGGATGGCCGCCAGCGACAGCAGGAACAGCAGCAGCAGGGCGACCCGCATCGAGGTCAGCTGCCGCCAGAACCAGCGCAGCCAGCCCAGCACGCCTATCCCGACCGGGGCGCTGTCGCTCTCCGCGGGCGCGCTGCTGAGCCGTTCGACGTCGGGGTCCTCGGCGGCGTCGGCCGGCTGGGGGCTGGTCTTCGTGTCGCTCACGGTCAGATTCCGATCGAGAAGTTCTGGGTGAGGTACTGGAGCTGGTTGACCAGCGCGTCCCACGCCCCGGTGACCAGGGCCAGGCCGACCAGGACGAGCATGCCGCCGCCGATCCGCATCACCCACTGGTAGTGCCGCTTGACCCAGCCGAAGGCGCCCAGCGCCCTGCGGAAGGCCAGCGCGGCCAGCACGAACGGTACGCCGAGGCCCAGGCAGTAGACGGCCATCAGCAGCGCGCCGCGCCCGGCACTGGCCTGGTTGAGGGCCAGGCCCTGGATCGCCGCCAGGGTCGGTCCGATGCACGGCGTCCAGCCGATGCCGAACACCAGGCCGAGCAGCGGGGCGCCGGCCAGGCCGATCGCGGGGCGGCGGTGCGAGCGCAGCTCGCGCATGGTGAAGCCGGGCAGCAGGCCCATGAAGGCCAGGCCCATCAGCACGGTGAGCACGCCCATCACGACCGAGATGACCCGCCGGTGCTCCTGCAGGGTCTGGCCGAACGAGCCGAACAGCGCGCCGCCGGAGACGAACACGGCGGCGAAGCCGAGCACGAACAGCAGCGAGCCGGCCAGCATCCGGCCGCGCCGGGCGCCCCTGGCGTCGGAGAGGTCGGCGGCGGAGAAGCCGGTGACGTAGCTGAGGTAGCCGGGCACCAGCGGCAGCACGCACGGCGAGAAGAACGAGACCAGCCCGGCGGCCAGCGCGATCGGCAGCGCGAGCACCAGCGCGCCGCTGCCGACCGTGTCGTTGTACCCGCTGGTGGCCAGCAGGCCGCTCACTTCGACTCCGCC is part of the Kitasatospora setae KM-6054 genome and harbors:
- the resB gene encoding cytochrome c biogenesis protein ResB; amino-acid sequence: MSDTKTSPQPADAAEDPDVERLSSAPAESDSAPVGIGVLGWLRWFWRQLTSMRVALLLLFLLSLAAIPGSLVPQNTNAFKVAEWKNDHRGVAPLFEKLQLFDVYSSVWFSAIYILLFVSLAGCILPRTWQFVGVLRARPPAAPRNLTRMPVYAAWHTDAAPDAVTAAAHRLLAKRGFRTAAGRGSVAAEKGYLREAGNLLFHFALFALLAGFAWASLSSGSGTKIVLEGQGYSNTTTQLDDFTGSAFYGVDDLDAFGFKLDGFTADYQTQGPAAGTAKEFVANVRYWEGADSGKQKNARIEVNHPLEVGGSKVFLTAHGFAPVVTVRNAKGEVVYRGPTVFLPRDSNVTSPGVIKVNDYGTGPDGRKTQLAFQGFFLPTAAADFTHTGPISTFPAAADPKLVLNVYAGDLRTDSGLPQNVYELDDKAMTKLQLNGEPAKAILKVGQGWELPDGYGTLTFDGYQQWANFTVSHRPGNALALTGAVAAILGLIGSLFVQRRRIWVRASTAADGRTLVEVAGLGRSESNRTAEELAELAVDLQDDAPAADEPSADEPSADEPPGPDRPEDDAPAATDPPAATVPTAPETKE
- a CDS encoding cytochrome c biogenesis CcdA family protein; its protein translation is MSGLLATSGYNDTVGSGALVLALPIALAAGLVSFFSPCVLPLVPGYLSYVTGFSAADLSDARGARRGRMLAGSLLFVLGFAAVFVSGGALFGSFGQTLQEHRRVISVVMGVLTVLMGLAFMGLLPGFTMRELRSHRRPAIGLAGAPLLGLVFGIGWTPCIGPTLAAIQGLALNQASAGRGALLMAVYCLGLGVPFVLAALAFRRALGAFGWVKRHYQWVMRIGGGMLVLVGLALVTGAWDALVNQLQYLTQNFSIGI